The Pseudomonas sp. FeN3W region GAAGTCTGCCTGATAATCGCTTGGCTCAATCCCCGGCACGCGCAGATTGGCCATCAGACCATCGACAGCCTGTTCGATGTTCAGGTCGGCGACCACGTCGGGCTTGATGAACTCGATAGCACGTTGCGCATCTGACTCATCAGCCTGTGTCTTGTAGGGCAGTCGGACAGCAATGAATCGCGCCTGCTTATCGCCTTCCTCGCGCAACTCCTCTACTGCCAGCTGGCACAGGCGACCTGCGGTGAGGGAATCGACACCGCCGCTAATACCCAGCACCAGCGTATGAGTCGAAGACTCACGCACCATGTGCTTGATGAACGAGATTCGGTTATCGATGGCACTCTTTAGGCTGCCATCGTATTCGAGCTGAACGTTCACACCCAGGGCCTGGATGATTTCTTTTTGAAACGCTTTAATTTCTTCTTTATTCATGGTCTTCACCTCAGGCAATTTTGAATACGTTTTTGGCGTATTCAAGGAATGACGGACTGTTGCACACCACCTTCACCGGGTCATCGGAGAATTTGACCACCGGATCGCCATTTACCTCGACAAGCTTCATGACGATGCTGAGGGGTGTAACGCCTTCCACGTCGCAGCCAAGGTTTGTGCCAATGCCAAAGCTCATGCGAAGGCGGCCCTTGAAGACTCGAATCAACTCAAGACAGGTGTCAAAATTCAGAGAATCTGAAAACACCACACTCTTGCTGGCCGGG contains the following coding sequences:
- the nadE gene encoding ammonia-dependent NAD(+) synthetase, with amino-acid sequence MNKEEIKAFQKEIIQALGVNVQLEYDGSLKSAIDNRISFIKHMVRESSTHTLVLGISGGVDSLTAGRLCQLAVEELREEGDKQARFIAVRLPYKTQADESDAQRAIEFIKPDVVADLNIEQAVDGLMANLRVPGIEPSDYQADFAKGNVKARTRMMAQYAIANLTQGLVVGTDHAAEAVMGFFTKFGDGACDLAPLSGLVKNQVRRMAVELGAPTDLAFKTPTADLEDLDPGKPDEKAYGCTYDEIDSFLLGREVDYQVAAMIILQYRKTQHKRSLPFTPV